Proteins co-encoded in one Xanthomonas campestris pv. badrii genomic window:
- a CDS encoding efflux RND transporter permease subunit, translated as MSVAAFSIRRPVTTIMCFVSLVVVGLIAAFRLPLEALPDISAPFLFVQLPYTGSTPDEVERNLVRPAEEALATMTGIKRMRSTATADGANIFIEFSDWDRDIAIAASDARERLDAIRDDLPDDLQRFHIFKWSSSDEPVLKVRLASQTDLTGAYDMLDREFKRRIERIPGVAKVEISGAPPNEVEIAIAPDRLTAHDLSLNDLSERLGKLNFSVSAGQIDDNGQRIRVQPIGELRDLQELRELVLNAKGLRLGDIAQVRLKPTRMNYGRRLDGRPAIGLDIYKERSANLVEVSRLALKEVEDIRAEPAMRDVQIKVIDNQGKAVTSSLAELAEAGAVGLLLSITVLFFFLRHWPSTLMVTLAIPICFAITLGFMYFVGVTLNILTMMGLLLAVGMLVDNAVVVVESIYQERERMPGQPQLAALLGTRSVAIALSAGTLCHCIVFVPNLFGETNNISIFMAQIAITISVSLLASWLVAISLIPMLSARMKTPPMVTSERGVIAKLQRRYARILAWTLAHRGWSVAGIILVSAISLVPMKLTKVDMFGGDGGNEAFIQYQWKGSYTREQLGEEIGRVEQYLEANRAKYHITQIYSWFSEVEGSNTVVTFDASKVKDLPPLLEKIRKELPRSARADYSIGNQGDGGNGNQGVQVQLVGDSTEALKALADEVVPLLAQRKELRDVHVDTGDRTSELAIRVDRERAAAFGFSAEQVASFVGLALRGTPLREFRRGDNEVPVWVRFAGAEQSKPEDLAGFTVRTKDGRSVPLLSLVDVQIRPAATQIGRTNRQTTLTIKANLAEKVTMPEARAAMEKPLKAMSFPAGYSYTFDGGDYQNDGEAMGQMVFNLVIALVMIYVVMAAVFESLLFPAAIMSGVLFSIFGVFWLFWITGTSFGIMSFIGILVLMGVVVNNGIVMIEHINNLRRRGMGRTQALVEGSRERLRPIMMTMGTAILAMVPISLTSTTMFSDGPPYFPMARAIAGGLAFSTVVSLLFLPTIYAILDDMSNGAAALVRRARGVPKALPTNAALES; from the coding sequence ATGAGCGTTGCCGCCTTCAGTATCCGCCGGCCGGTCACCACCATCATGTGTTTCGTCTCGCTGGTGGTGGTGGGGTTGATCGCCGCGTTCCGGCTGCCGCTGGAAGCCTTGCCGGACATCTCCGCGCCGTTCCTGTTCGTGCAGTTGCCGTATACCGGCTCCACCCCGGACGAGGTGGAGCGCAACCTCGTGCGGCCGGCCGAAGAAGCCCTGGCCACGATGACCGGCATCAAGCGCATGCGCTCGACCGCCACCGCCGACGGCGCCAACATCTTCATCGAGTTCAGCGACTGGGACCGCGACATCGCCATCGCCGCATCGGACGCACGTGAGCGGCTGGACGCCATCCGCGACGATCTGCCGGACGATCTGCAGCGCTTCCATATCTTCAAGTGGTCCAGCAGCGACGAGCCGGTGCTCAAGGTGCGCCTGGCCAGCCAGACCGACCTGACCGGTGCCTACGACATGCTCGACCGCGAGTTCAAGCGGCGCATCGAGCGCATCCCCGGCGTGGCGAAGGTGGAGATCTCCGGCGCACCGCCGAACGAGGTGGAGATCGCGATCGCGCCGGACCGGCTTACCGCGCACGACCTCAGCCTCAACGATCTGAGCGAGCGTCTGGGCAAGCTCAATTTTTCGGTATCGGCCGGGCAGATCGACGACAACGGCCAGCGCATCCGCGTGCAGCCGATCGGCGAGCTGCGCGATCTGCAGGAGCTGCGTGAGCTCGTCCTCAATGCCAAGGGCCTGCGCCTGGGCGATATCGCGCAGGTACGCCTGAAGCCCACACGCATGAACTACGGACGCCGGCTGGACGGGCGCCCGGCGATCGGCCTGGATATCTACAAGGAACGCAGCGCCAACCTGGTGGAAGTCTCGCGGCTGGCCTTGAAGGAAGTCGAAGACATCCGCGCAGAACCTGCGATGCGCGACGTGCAGATCAAGGTGATCGACAACCAGGGCAAGGCGGTGACCTCGTCGCTGGCCGAACTGGCCGAGGCCGGCGCGGTCGGCCTGTTGCTGTCGATCACCGTGCTGTTCTTCTTCCTGCGGCATTGGCCATCGACCCTGATGGTGACGCTGGCAATTCCGATCTGCTTTGCGATCACGTTGGGCTTCATGTACTTCGTCGGGGTCACGCTCAATATCCTGACCATGATGGGGCTGCTGCTGGCAGTGGGCATGCTGGTGGACAACGCCGTGGTGGTGGTGGAAAGCATCTACCAGGAACGCGAGCGCATGCCGGGTCAGCCGCAGCTGGCGGCCTTGCTGGGCACGCGCAGCGTGGCGATCGCGCTCAGCGCCGGCACCCTGTGCCATTGCATCGTGTTCGTACCGAACCTGTTCGGCGAGACCAACAACATCTCCATCTTCATGGCGCAGATCGCCATCACCATCTCGGTGTCGCTGTTGGCCTCGTGGCTGGTGGCGATCAGCCTGATCCCGATGTTGTCCGCGCGCATGAAGACGCCGCCGATGGTGACGTCCGAGCGCGGCGTCATCGCCAAGCTGCAGCGGCGCTATGCACGCATCCTGGCGTGGACGCTGGCGCACCGTGGCTGGAGCGTGGCCGGCATCATCCTGGTCAGCGCCATCAGCCTGGTGCCGATGAAGCTGACCAAGGTCGACATGTTCGGCGGCGATGGAGGCAACGAGGCCTTCATCCAGTACCAGTGGAAAGGCTCCTACACCCGCGAGCAGCTGGGCGAAGAAATCGGCCGTGTGGAACAGTACCTCGAAGCCAATCGCGCCAAGTACCACATCACCCAGATCTATTCGTGGTTCAGCGAGGTGGAAGGCAGCAATACAGTGGTGACCTTCGACGCCAGCAAGGTAAAGGATCTGCCGCCGCTGCTGGAGAAAATTCGCAAGGAGCTGCCGCGCTCTGCGCGCGCCGACTACAGCATCGGCAATCAGGGCGATGGCGGTAACGGCAACCAGGGCGTACAGGTGCAGTTGGTTGGCGACTCCACCGAGGCGCTCAAGGCGCTGGCCGACGAGGTGGTGCCATTGCTGGCGCAGCGCAAGGAACTGCGCGACGTGCATGTGGATACCGGCGACCGCACCAGCGAGTTGGCGATCCGCGTGGACCGGGAGCGTGCTGCCGCCTTCGGTTTCAGTGCGGAGCAGGTGGCCAGTTTCGTGGGCCTGGCATTGCGCGGTACGCCATTGCGCGAGTTCCGCCGTGGCGATAATGAAGTGCCGGTGTGGGTGCGTTTTGCCGGTGCCGAGCAAAGCAAGCCCGAAGACTTGGCTGGCTTCACCGTGCGCACCAAGGATGGCCGCAGCGTGCCGTTGCTATCGCTGGTGGACGTGCAGATTCGCCCGGCCGCCACTCAGATCGGGCGCACCAATCGCCAGACCACGCTGACCATCAAGGCCAATCTGGCCGAAAAAGTCACCATGCCGGAAGCGCGCGCGGCGATGGAAAAGCCGCTCAAGGCGATGAGTTTCCCGGCCGGTTACAGCTATACCTTCGACGGCGGCGACTACCAGAACGATGGCGAGGCGATGGGCCAGATGGTGTTCAACCTGGTGATCGCGCTGGTGATGATCTACGTGGTGATGGCGGCAGTGTTCGAATCGCTGCTGTTCCCGGCAGCCATCATGAGCGGCGTGCTGTTTTCGATCTTCGGCGTGTTCTGGCTGTTCTGGATCACCGGCACCTCGTTCGGCATCATGTCCTTCATCGGCATCCTGGTGCTGATGGGCGTGGTGGTGAACAACGGCATCGTGATGATCGAGCACATCAACAACCTGCGCCGCCGCGGCATGGGCCGCACCCAGGCGCTGGTGGAGGGCTCACGCGAGCGGCTGCGGCCGATCATGATGACCATGGGTACTGCCATCCTGGCGATGGTGCCGATCTCGCTGACCAGCACCACCATGTTCAGCGATGGCCCGCCGTACTTCCCGATGGCCCGCGCAATTGCGGGTGGCCTGGCGTTCTCCACCGTGGTGAGCCTGCTGTTCCTGCCGACGATCTACGCCATCCTCGATGATATGAGCAACGGCGCAGCGGCACTGGTGCGACGTGCGCGCGGTGTGCCGAAGGCGCTGCCTACGAACGCTGCGTTGGAGTCCTGA
- a CDS encoding bifunctional 4-hydroxy-2-oxoglutarate aldolase/2-dehydro-3-deoxy-phosphogluconate aldolase — protein sequence MTIAQTQNTAEQLLRDAGILPVVTVDTLDQARRVADALLEGGLPAIELTLRTPVAIDALAMLKRELPNIVIGAGTVLSELQLRQSVDAGADFLVTPGTPAPLARLLADAPIPAVPGAATPTELLTLMGLGFRVCKLFPATAVGGLQMLKGLAGPLSELKLCPTGGISEANAAEFLSQPNVVCIGGSWMVPKEWLAQGQWDKVKESSAKAAAIVRQARAG from the coding sequence ATGACGATTGCCCAGACCCAGAACACCGCCGAACAGCTGCTGCGCGACGCCGGCATCCTGCCGGTGGTCACCGTCGATACGCTGGACCAGGCACGCCGCGTCGCCGACGCATTGCTGGAAGGCGGCCTGCCCGCCATCGAGCTCACCCTGCGCACGCCGGTGGCGATCGATGCGCTGGCCATGCTCAAGCGCGAACTGCCGAATATCGTGATCGGCGCCGGCACGGTGCTGAGCGAACTGCAGCTGCGTCAGTCGGTGGATGCCGGCGCGGACTTCCTGGTGACTCCAGGCACGCCTGCCCCGCTCGCACGCCTGCTGGCCGATGCGCCGATCCCGGCGGTGCCCGGCGCCGCCACGCCAACCGAACTGCTGACCCTGATGGGACTGGGTTTCCGCGTGTGCAAGCTGTTCCCGGCCACTGCGGTGGGCGGCCTGCAGATGCTCAAGGGTCTGGCCGGCCCGCTGTCCGAGCTCAAGCTGTGCCCCACCGGCGGCATCAGCGAAGCCAACGCCGCCGAGTTCCTGTCGCAGCCGAATGTGGTCTGCATCGGCGGGTCGTGGATGGTGCCCAAGGAGTGGCTGGCCCAGGGCCAGTGGGACAAGGTCAAGGAAAGCTCGGCCAAGGCGGCGGCGATCGTACGGCAGGCGCGGGCGGGCTGA
- the edd gene encoding phosphogluconate dehydratase — protein sequence MSLHPNIQAVTDRIRKRSAPSRAAYLAGIDAALREGPFRSRLSCGNLAHGFAASEPTDKSRLRGAATPNLGIITAYNDMLSAHQPFEHYPQLIRDTARALGATAQVAGGVPAMCDGVTQGRAGMELSLFSRDNIAQAAAIGLSHDMFDSVVYLGVCDKIVPGLLIGALAFGHLPAIFMPAGPMTPGIPNKQKAEVRERYAAGEATRAELLEAESASYHSPGTCTFYGTANSNQVLLEAMGVQLPGASFVNPELPLRDALTREGTARALAISALGQDFRPFGRLIDERAIVNAVVALMATGGSTNHTIHWIAVARAAGIVLTWDDMDLISQTVPLLTRVYPNGEADVNRFQAAGGTAFVFRELMDAGYMHDDLPTVVEGGMRAYVNEPRLQDGKVVYVPGTATTADDSVARPVSDAFEAQGGLRLLRGNLGRSLIKLSAVKPQHRSIEAPAVVIDTPQVLNKLHAAGVLPHDFVVVLRYQGPRANGMPELHSMAPLLGLLQNQGRRVALVTDGRLSGASGKFPAAIHLTPEAARGGPIGRVREGDIVRLDGEAGTLEVLVSAEEWASREVAPNTAVAGNDLGRNLFGINRQVVGPADQGAISISCGPTHPDGALWSYDAEYELGADAAAAAAPHESKDA from the coding sequence ATGAGCCTGCATCCGAACATCCAAGCTGTCACCGACCGCATCCGCAAGCGTAGCGCGCCTTCGCGCGCGGCCTATCTGGCCGGCATCGATGCCGCCCTGCGCGAGGGTCCGTTCCGTAGCCGATTGAGCTGCGGCAATCTCGCGCATGGCTTCGCCGCCTCCGAGCCCACCGACAAATCGCGCCTGCGCGGCGCGGCCACGCCCAACCTGGGCATCATCACCGCCTACAACGACATGCTATCGGCGCACCAGCCGTTCGAGCATTACCCGCAGCTGATCCGCGACACCGCGCGTGCGCTCGGCGCCACCGCGCAGGTGGCCGGCGGCGTGCCGGCGATGTGCGATGGCGTCACCCAGGGCCGCGCCGGCATGGAGCTGTCGCTGTTCTCGCGCGACAACATCGCCCAGGCCGCCGCGATCGGCCTGAGCCACGACATGTTCGACAGCGTGGTGTACCTGGGCGTGTGCGACAAGATCGTGCCGGGCCTGCTGATCGGCGCGCTGGCATTCGGTCACCTGCCTGCGATCTTCATGCCGGCCGGCCCGATGACGCCCGGCATCCCGAACAAGCAAAAAGCCGAAGTGCGCGAGCGCTACGCCGCGGGCGAAGCCACACGTGCCGAGCTGCTGGAAGCCGAATCGGCGTCCTACCACTCGCCCGGCACCTGCACCTTCTACGGCACCGCCAACTCCAACCAGGTGTTGCTCGAAGCGATGGGCGTGCAGCTGCCCGGCGCCTCGTTCGTCAACCCGGAACTGCCGTTGCGCGATGCGCTCACCCGCGAGGGCACCGCGCGTGCATTGGCGATCTCGGCCCTGGGCCAGGACTTCCGCCCGTTCGGCCGCCTGATCGACGAGCGCGCCATCGTCAACGCAGTGGTCGCGCTGATGGCCACCGGCGGCTCGACCAACCACACCATCCACTGGATCGCCGTGGCCCGTGCGGCCGGCATCGTGCTGACCTGGGACGACATGGACCTGATCTCGCAGACCGTGCCGCTGCTGACCCGCGTCTATCCGAACGGCGAAGCCGACGTGAACCGCTTCCAGGCTGCCGGCGGCACCGCGTTCGTGTTCCGCGAACTGATGGACGCCGGCTACATGCACGACGACCTGCCCACCGTGGTCGAAGGCGGCATGCGCGCCTACGTCAACGAGCCGCGCCTGCAGGACGGCAAGGTGGTCTATGTGCCCGGCACCGCGACCACCGCCGACGACAGCGTCGCGCGCCCGGTCAGCGATGCGTTCGAAGCGCAGGGTGGCCTGCGCCTGCTACGCGGCAATCTGGGCCGTTCGCTGATCAAGCTGTCTGCGGTCAAGCCGCAGCACCGCAGCATCGAAGCGCCCGCCGTGGTGATCGACACCCCGCAGGTGCTCAACAAGCTGCATGCGGCCGGCGTGCTGCCGCACGATTTCGTGGTGGTGCTGCGCTACCAGGGCCCGCGGGCAAACGGCATGCCGGAACTGCATTCGATGGCGCCGTTGCTGGGCCTGCTGCAAAACCAGGGCCGGCGCGTGGCGCTGGTCACCGACGGCCGCCTGTCAGGTGCGTCGGGCAAGTTCCCGGCCGCCATCCACCTGACCCCCGAAGCCGCGCGCGGCGGCCCGATCGGGCGCGTGCGCGAAGGCGACATCGTGCGCCTGGACGGCGAAGCCGGCACCCTGGAAGTGCTGGTCTCGGCCGAAGAATGGGCCTCGCGCGAGGTGGCGCCAAACACCGCGGTGGCCGGCAACGACCTGGGCCGCAACCTGTTCGGCATCAACCGCCAGGTCGTCGGCCCGGCCGACCAGGGCGCGATCTCCATTTCCTGCGGCCCGACCCATCCGGACGGCGCGCTGTGGAGTTACGACGCCGAATACGAACTGGGCGCCGACGCCGCTGCCGCCGCTGCGCCGCACGAGTCCAAGGACGCCTGA